Proteins encoded in a region of the Novibacillus thermophilus genome:
- a CDS encoding ATP-dependent RecD-like DNA helicase, translating to MSKCLQGELGRIIYRNDDFLIALLITDDGQHIVKGSVLGVEKGEKIMVHGEWSVHPRYGRQFEIERWERPLPATKEQAIAFLSSGLIKGCGPKRAKVIVNHLGASAVEVMMEQGESAIRHIKGIGEKNARTIIKSVKSNFEVQKIIGKLSQYGISTNMAMKIYKEFGSNTVSVVKENPYLLTKLDLVGFLKADEIARKVGVSPLSGYRVEACADYVLKEKCLSLGHCYLPENELIEQTLKVLNHNQSENEQVTWEDVSRSIYQLELKGRLIFEEGSVYPKYLHTYETLTACKLSKLTDCRDGDGAMPEQLDAWIKDYQRRNGIVLAERQRDAIRRLLAYNVLILTGGPGTGKTTVTKALIDIYRQKNRDAYIGLCAPTGRAARRLAEITEMGASTIHSMIGFRQGEELEYDRHNPLPYDFIIVDEVSMMDIQLAHFLLDAVKPGTKVLFVGDVDQLPSVNPGNFLKDMIEAGIPTVRLTEIFRQAQESQIVVNAHRVNQGLPVVIDEAKKDFYFIHQEKPEYIAQLIKKSVLRFVQLGYRIEDILVLSPMKKGVIGTKELNRILQEAVNPAHPSKDEWKVGKTIFRQGDKVIHTKNNRKKGLNNGEMGVVKRVGVYYDEDGQAHEALYCTFMGQEVFYLKDELKELQLAYCITIHKSQGGQAPIVIMPVSTSHYIMLARNLIYTGMTRAEQKVVMIGTKKALNIAIRNNKIAERNTKLTERLINGLAEVVPEKEVVP from the coding sequence GTGTCAAAGTGTTTACAGGGCGAACTTGGCCGTATTATCTACCGCAACGATGATTTTCTCATTGCGCTCCTAATAACCGATGATGGCCAACATATCGTAAAGGGATCAGTACTTGGCGTAGAAAAGGGCGAAAAAATCATGGTACATGGCGAATGGTCGGTACATCCAAGGTATGGTCGACAGTTTGAAATAGAGCGGTGGGAGCGTCCCCTTCCAGCCACAAAAGAACAGGCGATTGCCTTCCTCTCAAGCGGATTGATTAAAGGTTGCGGCCCTAAACGGGCCAAAGTGATCGTTAACCATTTGGGAGCGTCTGCTGTTGAAGTGATGATGGAACAGGGTGAATCCGCCATCCGGCACATCAAGGGCATAGGGGAAAAGAATGCCCGTACCATTATTAAAAGCGTAAAATCCAATTTTGAAGTACAGAAAATCATTGGTAAACTCAGCCAGTACGGAATCAGCACAAACATGGCTATGAAAATTTACAAAGAGTTTGGTTCAAACACCGTCAGTGTGGTCAAGGAAAACCCGTACCTGCTTACAAAGCTGGACTTGGTTGGTTTTCTGAAGGCAGATGAGATCGCAAGAAAAGTGGGCGTATCTCCCTTATCCGGCTATCGGGTAGAGGCGTGTGCCGACTATGTGCTGAAAGAGAAATGTTTGTCACTGGGACATTGTTATCTGCCGGAAAACGAACTGATAGAACAGACACTTAAAGTTTTAAACCATAACCAGTCGGAAAACGAGCAAGTCACATGGGAGGATGTGAGTCGATCCATTTACCAGTTGGAACTCAAAGGGCGGTTGATCTTTGAGGAAGGTTCTGTTTATCCCAAGTACTTACACACATATGAGACACTCACGGCCTGCAAACTGTCAAAACTGACAGATTGCCGGGATGGGGACGGAGCGATGCCTGAACAACTGGACGCATGGATCAAGGATTATCAACGCAGAAACGGCATTGTTCTGGCGGAACGGCAACGGGACGCCATTCGACGGTTATTGGCGTACAATGTCCTTATCCTGACAGGCGGACCTGGTACTGGGAAGACAACAGTCACGAAGGCCTTGATCGACATTTATCGACAAAAGAACAGGGATGCTTATATTGGCTTATGTGCCCCAACGGGAAGGGCAGCACGGAGACTGGCTGAAATTACAGAAATGGGGGCATCCACCATCCATTCCATGATCGGTTTCCGGCAAGGGGAGGAACTCGAATACGACCGGCACAATCCGTTACCCTATGACTTCATCATCGTGGATGAAGTGTCCATGATGGACATTCAGTTGGCCCATTTTCTTTTGGACGCTGTTAAACCGGGAACCAAAGTCCTGTTTGTGGGAGACGTGGATCAGTTGCCATCTGTCAATCCGGGTAATTTCCTGAAAGATATGATTGAAGCCGGTATACCAACGGTCAGGCTCACGGAAATCTTCCGGCAGGCACAGGAGAGTCAGATAGTCGTCAATGCCCACCGGGTCAATCAGGGTCTTCCTGTTGTCATCGACGAGGCGAAAAAGGATTTTTACTTTATCCACCAGGAAAAGCCGGAATATATCGCTCAATTGATCAAAAAAAGCGTTCTCCGTTTCGTGCAGTTAGGTTACCGTATTGAGGACATTCTCGTTTTAAGCCCCATGAAAAAAGGGGTGATCGGGACAAAAGAATTGAACCGCATTTTGCAGGAGGCCGTCAATCCCGCCCATCCTTCCAAAGACGAATGGAAAGTGGGAAAGACCATTTTCCGTCAGGGAGACAAGGTGATCCACACCAAAAACAACCGGAAGAAGGGCCTGAATAACGGTGAGATGGGCGTTGTGAAACGTGTAGGTGTTTATTATGACGAGGACGGACAAGCCCATGAAGCATTGTATTGCACTTTTATGGGGCAGGAAGTGTTCTACCTCAAAGATGAATTGAAGGAACTACAATTGGCCTATTGTATCACTATTCACAAGTCTCAAGGTGGTCAGGCCCCTATCGTAATCATGCCGGTTTCCACAAGCCACTACATTATGCTGGCAAGAAATTTGATCTATACAGGCATGACAAGGGCTGAACAGAAAGTGGTCATGATTGGGACCAAAAAGGCCCTTAATATAGCCATTCGTAACAACAAGATCGCCGAACGGAACACTAAACTAACAGAACGGTTGATCAATGGATTGGCAGAGGTTGTGCCTGAAAAAGAGGTGGTTCCATGA
- a CDS encoding transcription termination/antitermination NusG family protein, which translates to MIEKEGERHGVKLDVFVPGKDVSKYDEKKVDGIHVAEIPGYVFVGFECWEDRLYRIIKDTYGVIRVLMGQLIPHHVWRKGDKRPKYTYYGTGIMSKDKLVPWMSRSEDEVAVEITEDKEELAERLKHQIAKCREFVEQKRTRTKRWLAVSVHLVKDLFDNATLEFLMNERGTGFRRIWNRLSMYLNEKMVC; encoded by the coding sequence ATCGAAAAGGAAGGTGAACGTCACGGTGTCAAATTGGACGTTTTCGTACCGGGAAAAGATGTCAGCAAGTATGACGAGAAAAAAGTGGATGGTATACATGTTGCAGAGATTCCCGGTTATGTCTTTGTTGGTTTTGAGTGCTGGGAAGATCGGCTGTACCGTATAATCAAAGACACTTATGGGGTTATACGCGTATTGATGGGGCAATTAATCCCGCACCATGTATGGCGAAAAGGGGACAAAAGACCCAAATATACATATTATGGCACCGGCATCATGTCTAAAGACAAACTGGTTCCCTGGATGTCCCGTTCAGAAGATGAGGTGGCAGTGGAAATTACTGAGGATAAAGAGGAACTGGCAGAAAGGCTGAAGCATCAAATCGCTAAATGCAGAGAATTTGTTGAACAAAAGAGGACAAGAACAAAACGGTGGTTAGCCGTGTCGGTCCATTTGGTCAAAGATCTTTTCGATAACGCGACCCTTGAATTTTTGATGAACGAAAGGGGGACAGGTTTCAGAAGGATTTGGAACAGATTATCCATGTACTTAAATGAGAAAATGGTCTGTTGA